From the Bubalus kerabau isolate K-KA32 ecotype Philippines breed swamp buffalo chromosome 2, PCC_UOA_SB_1v2, whole genome shotgun sequence genome, one window contains:
- the LOC129644968 gene encoding arylacetamide deacetylase, with translation MGKKYFGFLILGVLLAGYIYVPLPDNVEEPWKIMLLNTFLKTSSYLALFGEILGLNHFMKLMALFSRIQGFPPTSDENIIVRDTTFNDIPVRIYVPQQKTKSLRRGLFYIHGGGWCFGSNDYYSYDLLSRWTAERLDAVVISTNYRLAPKYHFPVQFEDVYTALKWFLDPQNLESYGVDPGRIGISGDSAGGNLAAAVAQQLLEDPDVKIKLKVQTLIYPALQNFDFDLPSYRENAHYPVLSKSLMVRFWSEYFTTDRSLEKAMLSNQHIPLESSHLFKFVNWSSLLPEKFKKGHIYKTPTHGSSELAKKYTGILDVKASPLLADDSKLRGLPLTYVITCQYDVLRDDGLMYVTRLQKSGVRVIHNHVEGAFHGTLAFLFTKVGYRAANQYINWLHENL, from the exons atggggaaaaaatattttggctTTCTGATATTGGGAGTCCTCTTAGCAGGTTATATTTATGTACCTCTTCCAGATAATGTTGAAGAACCATGGAAAATAATGCtgttaaatacttttttaaaaacttcatcatATTTG gcCCTGTTTGGTGAAATATTGGGGCTAAACCATTTCATGAAATTGATGGCACTCTTTTCAAGAATTCAAGGTTTTCCACCAACATCAGATGAGAACATAATTGTGAGAGATACAACATTCAATGATATTCCTGTCCGTATATATGTGCCCCAACAGAAGACAAAATCATTAAGAAGAGGCTTGTTTTATATTCATGGTGGTGGCTGGTGTTTTGGTAGTAATG attATTATAGCTATGACCTTCTGTCAAGATGGACAGCAGAGAGACTTGATGCAGTTGTCATATCAACCAA CTACAGACTAGCCCCAAAGTACCATTTTCCAGTTCAATTTGAAGATGTGTACACTGCATTAAAATGGTTTTTAGACCCCCAAAATCTTGAAAGCTATGGTGTAGATCCTGGAAGAATCGGTATCTCTGGAGACAGTGCTGGAGGGAATTTAGCTGCAGCAGTGGCACAGCAG cTCTTAGAAGATCCAGATGTCAAGATCAAGCTCAAGGTTCAAACTTTAATATATCCTGCCCTTCAGAATTTTGATTTCGATTTACCATCATATCGAGAAAATGCACATTATCCAGTTCTGTCGAAATCACTCATGGTCAGATTCTGGAGTGAATATTTCACTACAGATAGATCACTTGAGAAAGCAATGCTTTCCAACCAACACATTCCTCTGGAATCAAGCCATCTGTTCAAATTTGTTAATTGGAGTTCTTTGCTCCCTGAGAAGTTTAAGAAAGGTCACATTTATAAGACTCCAACTCATGGTAGTTCAGAGCTCGCTAAGAAATACACAGGGATTCTAGATGTGAAAGCTTCACCATTGCTAGCTGATGACAGCAAGTTGCGTGGTTTACCCCTGACCTATGTCATCACTTGTCAATATGATGTCTTAAGAGATGATGGACTCATGTATGTTACTCGACTTCAGAAGTCTGGAGTTCGAGTGATCCATAACCACGTAGAGGGTGCATTCCATGGaacacttgcttttctttttactaaAGTTGGTTATAGAGCAGCCAATCAGTATATTAATTGGCTACATGAAAACCTGTAA